The following coding sequences are from one Shewanella violacea DSS12 window:
- a CDS encoding NCS2 family permease yields MQSEQTNPTPDTSIKTQATPASFLDRYFSITQRGSTLRREFIAGLTTFLAMVYSVIVVPNMLGIAGFDPGAVFISTCMIAAFGSLLMGLWANLPMAVGCAISLTAFTAFSMVLGQGISIPVTLGAIFLMGVVFTFVSVTGLRQWILTNLPKGIAHGTGIGIGLFLLLIATNSVQLIVGSDAGLPVKLGDITSLPVIAAIVGLAATIGFERRGIPGGILIVIVSLSVFGLIFDPAVKYQGLFAWPDLMSDQSLIGKLDIMGALNPVVLPIVLALVMTAIFDATGTIRAVAGQANLLDKDDNIIGGGRALTSDSVSSIVAGAVGGAPAAVYIESAAGTAAGGKTGLTATIVGLLFIMMMFLAPLSYLVPAYATAPALMYVGLLMLSNVTKLDFNDKVDAMAGLTCAIFIILSSNIVTGIMLGFVTLVIGRLCSGEWRALKPGVIAITLGLVIFYLGGWAI; encoded by the coding sequence ATGCAGTCTGAACAGACGAACCCTACACCAGATACATCGATAAAAACACAAGCGACCCCCGCTTCTTTTCTAGACCGCTACTTCAGTATTACGCAACGTGGCAGCACCCTAAGACGCGAATTTATCGCTGGATTAACCACCTTTCTGGCTATGGTCTATTCGGTGATTGTGGTGCCTAACATGTTGGGTATAGCAGGATTTGATCCAGGTGCTGTGTTTATCTCCACCTGTATGATTGCCGCATTCGGCTCTTTATTGATGGGCTTATGGGCTAACTTACCCATGGCCGTTGGTTGTGCTATCTCGTTAACGGCTTTCACTGCCTTTAGCATGGTCTTGGGTCAAGGGATCTCAATTCCCGTGACTTTAGGTGCTATTTTCTTGATGGGTGTGGTATTCACATTTGTTAGTGTGACTGGCCTACGTCAGTGGATACTGACTAACCTGCCAAAGGGTATAGCTCATGGGACTGGTATAGGTATCGGACTCTTCTTGCTACTGATTGCCACTAACAGTGTACAGCTGATAGTAGGCAGCGATGCTGGATTGCCAGTTAAACTGGGCGATATTACTAGCTTGCCTGTGATTGCGGCTATCGTAGGTTTAGCTGCTACCATAGGTTTTGAGCGTCGCGGCATACCAGGGGGCATACTGATAGTGATCGTTTCCTTGTCAGTTTTTGGTCTGATATTCGACCCAGCGGTTAAGTATCAAGGCCTGTTTGCCTGGCCAGATCTTATGTCAGATCAGTCGCTGATCGGTAAGTTAGATATCATGGGGGCTTTAAACCCTGTGGTCTTGCCAATCGTATTAGCCTTGGTAATGACGGCAATCTTCGATGCTACCGGTACGATACGTGCTGTAGCAGGGCAAGCTAATCTGCTGGATAAAGATGACAATATCATCGGCGGAGGCAGAGCGTTAACCTCTGACTCGGTTAGTAGTATTGTCGCTGGCGCAGTTGGCGGTGCTCCCGCTGCCGTGTATATCGAGTCGGCAGCAGGCACAGCCGCTGGTGGTAAAACTGGGCTCACGGCAACCATAGTCGGCCTACTGTTCATCATGATGATGTTCCTAGCACCGCTGAGTTATCTGGTGCCAGCTTACGCCACAGCCCCTGCGCTTATGTATGTGGGTTTATTGATGTTGAGCAACGTCACTAAGCTGGATTTTAACGACAAGGTTGATGCTATGGCGGGACTGACCTGTGCCATCTTCATCATCTTAAGCTCTAATATCGTCACCGGTATCATGTTGGGTTTTGTCACTCTGGTGATCGGCCGTTTATGCAGTGGCGAATGGCGTGCGCTTAAGCCTGGCGTCATAGCCATCACCTTAGGCCTGGTAATCTTCTACTTGGGTGGTTGGGCGATATAG
- a CDS encoding periplasmic nitrate reductase, NapE protein: protein MTEHTSSESVKQVKTKELKALGFIIFLLFPIVTITGICAYGFVIWMIQAFGGVVGH from the coding sequence ATGACAGAGCACACGTCATCAGAATCAGTCAAGCAAGTTAAAACCAAGGAGCTTAAAGCCCTAGGTTTTATCATCTTCTTGTTGTTTCCCATCGTCACCATCACAGGCATCTGTGCCTATGGCTTCGTTATCTGGATGATCCAGGCATTTGGCGGAGTCGTCGGCCACTAA
- the torC gene encoding pentaheme c-type cytochrome TorC → MKWFINIWRTLTKPAKYLTLGTVSLSAFLMGIIFWGGFNTALEMTNTEEFCISCHSMESMPYKELQETVHWSNHSGVRATCPDCHVPHNWSRKIARKIEASHDMWGWMLQSVNTPEKFEDKRLEMASREWKRFDRDNSLACKNCHNYDSMKWEDMSKLAQKQMKRAAEIDQSCVDCHKGIAHHLPDMGTARAPELIAQVGSGVTSLQTEQIYFTALTKPLFYNDHTDVEAGTLNIATKVKVLETKGKRVKVGIDGWRKKVGAGRVIYYDFGINILSAQLTKDAALEEGVMQVFEEKEDPMTGLIWQRVEAKIWTEKDYLVSDLQPLWDYARETYSTSCSVCHTQPDEKHFDANSWPGMFQGMIAFVNMDQDTQALVQKYLQEHSSTFDKSAHEL, encoded by the coding sequence ATGAAGTGGTTTATCAACATTTGGCGCACACTGACCAAGCCTGCCAAGTACCTAACCTTAGGCACGGTCAGTCTCTCGGCCTTTCTTATGGGCATCATCTTCTGGGGCGGCTTTAACACGGCTCTTGAGATGACCAATACCGAAGAGTTCTGTATCAGCTGCCACAGTATGGAGAGCATGCCATACAAGGAGCTACAGGAAACCGTTCACTGGTCGAATCATTCCGGCGTACGAGCTACCTGTCCAGACTGCCACGTGCCACACAACTGGAGCCGTAAGATTGCCCGTAAAATAGAGGCCTCTCACGACATGTGGGGCTGGATGCTACAGTCGGTAAATACCCCAGAGAAGTTTGAAGATAAACGCCTCGAGATGGCCAGTCGAGAGTGGAAACGATTCGACCGTGATAACTCTCTCGCCTGTAAAAACTGTCATAACTACGACTCAATGAAGTGGGAAGACATGTCAAAACTGGCTCAGAAGCAGATGAAGCGAGCCGCAGAGATAGATCAAAGCTGTGTCGATTGCCACAAGGGTATTGCCCACCACCTCCCTGATATGGGCACCGCACGAGCCCCCGAATTAATCGCTCAGGTAGGTTCTGGTGTCACTTCACTACAGACCGAACAGATCTACTTCACCGCCTTGACTAAGCCGTTATTCTACAACGACCACACAGATGTTGAAGCTGGAACCCTGAACATAGCCACTAAGGTCAAGGTATTAGAGACCAAAGGCAAGCGCGTTAAGGTTGGCATAGATGGCTGGCGTAAGAAGGTCGGCGCAGGCCGCGTCATCTACTACGATTTCGGCATCAACATACTGTCGGCTCAACTGACCAAGGATGCGGCGCTCGAAGAAGGCGTGATGCAGGTCTTCGAAGAGAAGGAAGATCCTATGACAGGCCTGATTTGGCAACGTGTCGAAGCTAAAATCTGGACCGAAAAAGACTATCTGGTCTCAGATCTTCAACCTCTGTGGGACTATGCCCGTGAGACATATTCCACCAGCTGTAGTGTGTGCCACACCCAGCCTGACGAAAAACACTTCGATGCCAACAGCTGGCCGGGAATGTTCCAGGGCATGATAGCTTTCGTCAACATGGACCAAGATACCCAAGCCTTAGTGCAGAAGTACCTGCAAGAACACTCATCTACTTTCGACAAGTCAGCGCATGAATTATAG
- the torA gene encoding trimethylamine-N-oxide reductase TorA: MNRRHFLKGLVSTSYVVLSGASVLAPLNALAASGAKSKDGWLTTGTHFGAFKIKRKNGVIDQVKPFDLDKYPTDMINGIKGLVYNPSRVRYPMVRLDFLLNGHKSDTTQRGDFRFVRVTWDKALNLLKDSLDEVQTKYGPSGLHAGQTGWRATGQLHSSTSHMQRAIGMHGNFVKKIGDYSTGAGQTIMPYILGSTEVYAQGTSWPLILEESKTIILWSNDPYKNLQVGWNAETHESFAYLAQLKEKVKQGKIRVISIDPVVTKTQKYLGCEQLYVNPQTDVALMLGIAHEMVTKGLHDKKFIDGYSLGFDRFLPYLLGESDGVAKTPEWASNISGVSPEIIRDLANVMTKGRTQLMMGWCIQRQQHGEQPYWMAAVLATMIGQIGLPGGGISYGHHYSGIGVPSSGAAAPGAFPRNLDADQKPLFDSNDFKGASSTIPVARWIDAIMEPGKTIDANGSKVTFPDIKMMVFSGNNPWNHHQDRNKMKLAFQKLECVVTIDMNWTATCRFSDIVLPACTTLERNDIDVYGSYANRGILAMHKMVEPLFESLSDFEIFTRFAAVMGKEKEYTRDMSEEDWLKKLYKDCKKANDGKFDMPDFDTFWKDGYVHFGEGKPWTRHADFREDPEINPLGTPSGLIEIFSRKIAQFGYDDCPGHPTWMEKTERSHGGPGSNTFPVWMQSCHPDKRLHSQMCESKEYRETYTVKGREPVYLSPEDAKSRGIKDGDIVRVFNDRGQLLAGAVISDSFPKGIIRIHEGAWYGPVGKDGSKEGGAEIGALCSYGDPNTLTQDIGTSKLAQACAAYTCLVEFEKFRGKIPQVSSFDGPVETLI, encoded by the coding sequence ATGAACAGAAGACACTTTTTAAAAGGACTTGTATCGACATCTTATGTGGTCCTGAGCGGCGCATCGGTACTGGCACCACTCAATGCCTTAGCGGCTTCCGGTGCTAAGTCGAAAGATGGCTGGTTAACCACGGGCACTCACTTTGGCGCGTTTAAGATAAAGCGTAAGAACGGCGTTATCGATCAGGTTAAGCCATTCGACTTAGACAAGTATCCTACGGATATGATTAACGGCATCAAGGGTCTGGTCTATAACCCATCTAGGGTTCGCTACCCTATGGTGCGTCTCGACTTCCTGCTAAACGGACATAAGAGTGACACCACACAGCGCGGCGATTTTCGTTTCGTCCGTGTCACCTGGGACAAGGCACTGAACCTGCTGAAAGATTCCCTGGATGAGGTGCAGACTAAATACGGTCCATCTGGCCTACATGCGGGTCAGACCGGCTGGCGCGCCACCGGACAACTGCATTCAAGCACCAGTCATATGCAACGCGCCATAGGTATGCACGGCAACTTCGTCAAGAAGATTGGCGACTACTCCACCGGTGCTGGCCAAACCATCATGCCTTACATCTTAGGCTCCACCGAAGTCTATGCTCAGGGTACCTCCTGGCCACTGATCCTCGAAGAGTCTAAGACCATCATCTTGTGGTCAAACGATCCTTACAAGAACCTACAGGTAGGCTGGAACGCCGAGACCCATGAGTCTTTCGCCTACCTAGCTCAGCTCAAGGAGAAGGTTAAGCAAGGTAAGATCCGCGTGATCAGCATAGATCCTGTGGTGACTAAGACCCAGAAATACTTAGGTTGTGAGCAGCTCTACGTCAACCCACAGACAGATGTGGCGCTGATGCTAGGTATTGCCCATGAGATGGTGACCAAGGGCTTGCACGATAAGAAGTTTATCGACGGCTACAGCCTAGGTTTCGACAGATTTCTGCCATACCTGCTCGGTGAGAGCGACGGCGTGGCCAAGACACCTGAATGGGCCAGTAATATCTCAGGGGTAAGCCCTGAGATCATCCGCGATCTGGCCAATGTAATGACTAAGGGCCGTACGCAACTGATGATGGGCTGGTGTATTCAGCGCCAACAACACGGCGAACAGCCTTACTGGATGGCGGCAGTTCTGGCCACCATGATAGGTCAAATAGGCTTACCCGGCGGCGGCATAAGCTATGGCCACCATTACTCTGGTATTGGCGTGCCTTCATCTGGAGCTGCCGCACCTGGAGCATTTCCCCGTAATCTGGATGCCGATCAGAAACCCTTGTTCGATAGCAATGATTTCAAGGGCGCCAGTAGCACCATTCCGGTTGCCCGCTGGATCGACGCAATTATGGAACCCGGCAAGACTATCGATGCCAACGGATCTAAGGTCACCTTCCCAGATATCAAGATGATGGTGTTCTCGGGCAACAACCCCTGGAACCATCATCAAGACAGAAACAAGATGAAGCTGGCATTCCAAAAGCTTGAGTGTGTGGTCACTATCGACATGAACTGGACGGCTACCTGCCGCTTCTCAGACATAGTCCTACCGGCTTGTACCACCCTAGAGCGTAACGATATCGATGTGTACGGCAGCTACGCCAACCGTGGCATACTGGCGATGCATAAGATGGTCGAGCCTCTGTTCGAGAGTCTGTCTGACTTCGAGATCTTCACTCGTTTCGCTGCTGTCATGGGTAAAGAGAAAGAATATACCCGCGACATGAGCGAAGAGGACTGGTTGAAGAAGCTGTACAAGGACTGTAAAAAGGCCAATGACGGCAAGTTTGATATGCCGGACTTCGATACCTTCTGGAAAGATGGTTATGTTCACTTCGGTGAAGGTAAGCCCTGGACCCGTCACGCGGACTTCAGAGAAGATCCTGAAATAAATCCTCTGGGCACTCCATCTGGACTGATTGAAATTTTCAGCCGCAAGATAGCTCAATTTGGCTATGATGATTGTCCAGGCCATCCAACCTGGATGGAGAAGACAGAACGTAGCCATGGCGGTCCAGGTTCAAACACCTTCCCGGTTTGGATGCAGTCATGTCATCCGGATAAGCGTCTGCACTCACAGATGTGTGAGTCGAAAGAGTACCGTGAAACCTATACGGTTAAAGGTCGAGAGCCTGTATATTTAAGCCCAGAAGATGCCAAGTCTCGTGGCATCAAGGATGGCGATATCGTGCGGGTGTTTAACGACCGTGGTCAACTCCTTGCCGGCGCAGTAATATCTGACAGCTTCCCCAAAGGCATCATACGTATCCACGAAGGCGCTTGGTATGGTCCGGTTGGTAAAGATGGTAGCAAGGAAGGCGGCGCCGAGATTGGCGCCCTGTGTAGCTATGGCGATCCAAACACACTAACCCAAGATATCGGCACCTCTAAGCTAGCTCAAGCTTGCGCGGCTTATACTTGTCTGGTTGAATTTGAGAAGTTCCGTGGCAAAATCCCTCAAGTCAGTTCATTCGATGGACCGGTTGAGACCTTGATTTAA
- the torD gene encoding molecular chaperone TorD, whose protein sequence is MNNTDMNKARAMVYRLLSSLFAKEIDHQLLHELTSEPAKAFWTQLASEPSFKQDVDTLVTLLESLTSDKALLELAADYCGLFLVGTKHSASPYASLYLQDTNKSAADSQSNNSPKGTKRGDQPLLFGEQHQMMVQFLKQSQLQVQTSFPEPADHLAVILAYVEHLCLSASNEEQLSFIESYLNSWLGKFTAKVTQGDSGKFYSALAGLTLSWVRSDLVGLTEEG, encoded by the coding sequence ATGAATAATACAGACATGAATAAAGCGCGAGCCATGGTCTATCGCCTGCTCTCCTCTTTGTTTGCTAAAGAGATCGATCATCAACTGCTCCATGAATTGACCAGCGAGCCAGCCAAGGCCTTCTGGACTCAACTCGCCAGTGAGCCGAGCTTTAAACAAGATGTCGATACCTTGGTTACTCTGCTGGAAAGCTTAACCTCAGATAAGGCCTTGCTGGAACTTGCCGCCGATTATTGTGGCCTGTTTCTGGTGGGCACTAAACACAGCGCCTCACCCTATGCCAGCCTCTATCTCCAAGATACCAACAAGAGCGCTGCAGATAGTCAGAGCAATAACAGCCCTAAAGGCACTAAGCGTGGCGATCAGCCCTTGCTGTTTGGTGAGCAGCATCAAATGATGGTGCAGTTTCTTAAACAGAGTCAGTTACAGGTTCAAACCAGCTTTCCTGAGCCTGCGGATCACTTAGCGGTGATCTTGGCTTATGTTGAGCATCTTTGCTTATCGGCTAGTAACGAGGAGCAGCTTAGCTTTATCGAGTCATACCTCAACAGCTGGCTTGGAAAGTTTACCGCTAAAGTGACTCAGGGCGACAGTGGCAAATTCTACTCTGCCTTAGCAGGCTTGACACTATCTTGGGTTAGATCTGACTTAGTAGGATTAACAGAGGAAGGTTAA
- a CDS encoding dihydroorotate oxidase: protein MSSPTHNDNTPSIEAASSSMTKRISTKIAEIPLASFIFNASGPRCTEEDELNLLGTSASAAIMTKSCTMEPREGNAEPRYQALPYGSIQSMGLPNLGYKAYLEMLPRLKQAGKPIVVSISGFSLADNLTMVKAFQTSCADLIEVNFSCPNIEGKAQVGYDFEQTERALEQLCELGSKPIGLKLPPYFDFSHFNTMANIIKKFPVSFITCINSVGNTLVIDPETESAIIKPKGGFGGLCGDYIKPIGLANVRAFSQLLPSSIDIIGVGGIKTGTDAFEYLLAGASAVQVATCFEKEGVECFDRIAKELDSIMAAKQYSSIAAVKGKLKMI from the coding sequence ATGTCTAGCCCTACCCATAATGATAATACCCCATCGATTGAAGCTGCTTCTAGCAGTATGACTAAGCGTATCAGTACCAAGATTGCAGAAATTCCATTAGCGAGTTTTATCTTTAACGCATCGGGCCCACGTTGCACCGAGGAAGATGAACTTAACTTGCTTGGGACCTCAGCCTCAGCTGCCATCATGACCAAATCCTGTACTATGGAGCCCAGAGAGGGCAATGCCGAGCCGAGATATCAAGCCTTGCCTTATGGCTCTATACAGTCAATGGGATTACCTAATCTCGGCTATAAAGCCTATCTTGAGATGCTGCCTAGATTGAAGCAGGCTGGCAAGCCAATAGTGGTTAGCATTTCAGGCTTTAGTCTCGCCGATAACCTGACCATGGTTAAAGCCTTTCAAACCAGTTGCGCCGATCTTATCGAAGTTAATTTCTCTTGCCCCAATATCGAAGGCAAGGCTCAGGTGGGATACGATTTCGAGCAGACTGAGCGGGCATTGGAGCAATTGTGCGAGCTAGGTAGTAAGCCTATAGGCTTAAAGTTGCCGCCTTATTTCGATTTCTCTCATTTCAACACCATGGCTAATATCATCAAGAAGTTTCCGGTGAGCTTTATTACCTGCATCAACTCTGTGGGTAACACCTTAGTTATCGACCCGGAAACCGAGAGTGCCATCATCAAACCCAAAGGCGGATTTGGCGGCTTGTGTGGTGATTACATCAAGCCTATCGGTCTTGCCAATGTCAGGGCATTTAGTCAGTTGCTGCCTTCGAGCATAGACATCATAGGAGTCGGCGGCATTAAAACCGGTACAGATGCCTTCGAATATTTGTTGGCTGGCGCCTCGGCAGTACAAGTTGCGACATGTTTCGAGAAGGAGGGCGTTGAGTGCTTCGATAGGATAGCTAAGGAGCTAGATAGCATAATGGCGGCTAAGCAGTATTCAAGTATAGCGGCTGTTAAGGGCAAGTTGAAAATGATTTAA
- a CDS encoding DEAD/DEAH box helicase: MSERVDSAAKHGFSSLSLRPELLQVLTELGYTQPTPIQTQAIPAILAGQDIMAGAQTGSGKTAAFALPILNKLTAQICLQKTEAQDSADKPAIRALVLTPTRELALQVHGSFVKYAKLTQVKSALVYGGVSIDAQAQILAAGVDILVATPGRLLDHLRRGSLNLNQLEFLVFDEADRMLDMGFKDEIDAIVKQLPKTRQTLLFSATFDESIYGLSQSLLRDPKQIEVGERNAAAVEIDQRVYAVDSDRKLALVTHLIESGNLQQVLIFSRKKLAADKLAANLTKAGISAQAFHGDLSQGAREKVLQGFKDGEVRVLVATDVAARGIDIIDLNYVINYELPYKAEDYVHRIGRTGRAGNKGLAITLLCSEDEHLLEEVEVVLDKRLPQQWLAGFEPDLTKSAAEPRKGGRNSHKQRAKKRAYGGSRGR; encoded by the coding sequence ATGTCTGAACGCGTCGACTCTGCTGCTAAGCATGGATTTTCATCCTTATCCCTAAGACCAGAATTGTTGCAGGTTTTGACTGAATTAGGCTATACCCAGCCTACGCCTATTCAGACTCAGGCTATTCCGGCAATTTTAGCCGGACAGGATATCATGGCCGGTGCTCAAACTGGCTCGGGAAAGACCGCCGCGTTTGCCTTGCCCATTCTCAATAAGTTAACTGCGCAAATCTGTCTGCAAAAGACTGAAGCGCAAGACTCTGCAGACAAACCTGCTATTCGTGCCCTAGTATTGACGCCAACCCGTGAACTTGCGCTCCAGGTTCATGGTAGCTTCGTTAAATACGCTAAGCTGACTCAAGTTAAATCTGCTCTGGTATATGGCGGCGTGAGTATCGATGCTCAAGCTCAGATTTTAGCGGCCGGGGTCGATATCTTGGTTGCCACACCAGGGCGTTTGCTGGATCACTTAAGGCGTGGCTCTCTGAACTTGAATCAGCTTGAATTTTTGGTATTCGACGAAGCCGACCGTATGCTGGATATGGGCTTTAAAGATGAGATCGATGCCATAGTCAAACAGCTGCCTAAGACGCGCCAAACCTTGCTGTTTTCTGCGACTTTCGATGAGTCTATCTATGGTTTAAGTCAATCATTGTTACGGGACCCTAAACAGATTGAGGTGGGAGAGCGAAATGCTGCGGCTGTTGAGATTGACCAGCGAGTTTATGCCGTCGACAGTGATAGGAAACTTGCTTTAGTTACTCATCTTATTGAGTCTGGCAATTTACAGCAGGTACTCATTTTTAGCCGTAAGAAGCTGGCCGCAGACAAGTTGGCGGCTAATTTAACTAAGGCGGGGATTTCGGCTCAGGCTTTTCATGGGGATCTCTCTCAAGGAGCACGTGAAAAGGTGCTGCAAGGTTTTAAGGATGGTGAGGTACGTGTGCTGGTGGCCACGGACGTTGCTGCAAGGGGGATAGATATTATCGACCTGAACTATGTCATTAATTATGAACTGCCCTATAAAGCCGAGGATTATGTGCATCGCATCGGCCGCACGGGACGGGCCGGTAACAAGGGACTGGCCATCACACTGCTGTGCAGTGAAGATGAACACCTGCTCGAAGAGGTCGAAGTGGTACTGGATAAGCGACTTCCTCAGCAATGGTTAGCAGGCTTTGAGCCGGACTTGACTAAGAGTGCTGCGGAGCCTAGAAAGGGCGGCAGAAATTCCCATAAGCAAAGAGCCAAGAAGCGTGCTTATGGCGGCAGCCGGGGGCGTTAA